From the genome of Scytonema hofmannii PCC 7110, one region includes:
- a CDS encoding AAA family ATPase — MAKTLTDKPLEYTGKVQPRVGDKDATGQVLFPYLPNEDLVEAVNLAIYLERPLLLKGEPGCGKTRLARAVAYELGLPLEAWYIKSTSRAKDGLYTYDAVNRLRDAQLAAAGRVIKEEDIPRIDDPSTYVKWGPLGRAFQNDRRSVVLIDEIDKADIDFPNDLLLELDEQRFIVEETGEEVQAKAPPIVFITSNDEKDLPDAFLRRCLFHYLEFPNLQRLINIIKALFPDSSPKLVAQAVTRFLLLREEMRKDKGEASKKVSTSELIDWFRVLRRYPEDEILAKLDGKLPFGGVLLKSWEDHVRYLRQKRERE; from the coding sequence ATGGCTAAAACACTAACTGACAAACCTCTTGAGTATACAGGCAAAGTTCAGCCACGGGTGGGAGACAAAGATGCTACGGGTCAGGTCTTGTTTCCTTACTTACCAAATGAAGACCTAGTAGAAGCTGTTAACTTGGCAATCTACCTTGAAAGACCGCTCTTACTCAAGGGCGAACCGGGATGCGGGAAAACAAGGTTAGCTCGTGCTGTGGCGTATGAACTTGGTTTGCCCTTGGAAGCATGGTATATTAAATCCACAAGTCGCGCAAAAGATGGGCTTTATACTTATGATGCAGTCAATCGCTTGCGGGATGCTCAATTAGCAGCTGCAGGTCGTGTAATTAAAGAAGAAGATATTCCCCGGATTGACGACCCAAGCACTTATGTTAAATGGGGTCCCTTGGGACGTGCGTTTCAAAATGACCGACGAAGTGTCGTCTTAATAGATGAGATTGATAAAGCTGATATCGATTTTCCTAACGATTTATTATTAGAGCTTGACGAGCAACGGTTTATAGTTGAAGAAACAGGAGAAGAAGTACAAGCAAAAGCACCGCCTATCGTTTTTATTACCAGCAATGATGAAAAAGATTTACCGGATGCTTTTTTGAGAAGGTGTCTGTTTCACTATTTGGAGTTTCCTAATCTTCAAAGATTAATCAATATTATTAAAGCACTTTTTCCTGATTCATCACCCAAGTTAGTGGCTCAAGCCGTCACCCGCTTTTTATTACTGCGAGAGGAAATGCGAAAAGATAAAGGAGAAGCGAGCAAAAAAGTCAGTACGAGTGAATTGATTGACTGGTTCCGAGTTTTGCGTCGCTATCCGGAAGATGAGATTTTGGCAAAATTAGATGGTAAACTTCCCTTTGGTGGCGTGT
- a CDS encoding DUF6887 family protein, producing MIRPNFEQMSIRELRNYVLQHRNDSEALHALGQRIHKEGRRLNSVDELVQIIEEKRAQGGEP from the coding sequence GTGATTAGACCAAACTTTGAACAAATGAGCATCCGGGAATTGAGAAACTACGTTTTACAGCATCGTAATGACTCTGAGGCGCTTCATGCGTTAGGACAACGGATTCACAAAGAAGGCAGACGGCTTAACTCGGTTGATGAGCTTGTGCAAATTATAGAAGAAAAACGGGCGCAAGGTGGAGAGCCGTAA
- a CDS encoding SDR family oxidoreductase, which yields MQLKPINQQVVAVVGASSGIGRETAFKFAQRGAKVMVAARSESGLKSLVEEIQSFGGQAAYVVADVSDFEQVKASADKTVALYGRLDTWVHAAATGVLARFDQIAPEEFQRVIDVTLMGQVHGAMAALPYLKQEGRGALIHISSMEGVRSLPLQSPYSAAKHGVEGFLESLRVELQHEGLPISVTSIKPSVINTPYYNKVRTKLGVKPTGIPPYYQPSIVSDAILYTAEHPTRDFIAGDVGRVLDVLQRLSPELVDSILTLIGFAGQRTNEPKSEDAPDNLYGPVPEYDRVKGDFDQLAIPTFLDWLDMNPPLKWGAVTFAALGVAALLGGWRPGDRV from the coding sequence ATGCAATTAAAACCTATTAATCAACAAGTCGTTGCTGTCGTCGGTGCTTCTAGTGGGATTGGACGCGAAACCGCTTTCAAGTTTGCCCAAAGGGGTGCAAAAGTCATGGTTGCTGCACGTAGCGAATCGGGGCTAAAGTCTTTGGTGGAAGAAATCCAAAGCTTTGGTGGACAAGCAGCATATGTTGTGGCTGACGTGAGTGATTTTGAACAAGTTAAAGCGAGCGCAGACAAAACTGTCGCACTTTATGGAAGACTAGATACATGGGTTCATGCTGCAGCAACAGGTGTACTTGCTCGCTTCGACCAGATCGCACCAGAAGAGTTTCAACGCGTTATAGACGTTACCTTAATGGGACAAGTACACGGTGCGATGGCAGCACTCCCTTATTTAAAACAAGAGGGAAGAGGAGCATTAATTCATATTTCCTCAATGGAAGGCGTCCGCAGTTTACCACTGCAAAGCCCCTACTCTGCAGCCAAGCATGGGGTTGAAGGATTCTTAGAATCCCTACGCGTTGAGTTGCAACACGAAGGATTGCCCATTAGCGTGACATCCATAAAACCATCAGTGATTAACACGCCTTATTACAACAAAGTTCGCACTAAGCTAGGAGTTAAGCCAACAGGGATACCCCCATATTACCAGCCCAGCATTGTTTCCGACGCTATTCTCTACACAGCCGAACATCCCACTCGTGATTTTATCGCAGGAGATGTTGGCAGAGTCTTGGATGTGTTGCAGCGCCTTTCGCCTGAACTTGTAGATTCGATACTGACGCTGATTGGTTTTGCAGGACAGCGTACTAACGAACCAAAGTCAGAAGATGCACCAGATAATCTCTATGGACCTGTACCTGAGTATGACAGAGTAAAGGGGGACTTTGACCAATTGGCGATACCAACTTTCTTAGATTGGTTAGATATGAATCCACCTCTGAAGTGGGGTGCTGTTACCTTTGCTGCATTGGGTGTTGCAGCTTTGCTTGGTGGATGGCGTCCTGGGGATAGAGTGTGA
- a CDS encoding DNA cytosine methyltransferase: MKSKLSYLDFIETELRLPPPESREHLVIDLFAGCGGLSLGFEAEGFKTIGYEILEDACTTYRQNLHGLCYQVNLTPLSDLVDSVAVIIGGPPCQPFSVGGHQLGLKDSRDGFPTFISAVQRYRPKLALFENVRGILFRNKEYFEEIVFALQELNYTVEWQILNAVDYGVPQKRERLFCVAHKGCWRWPEKTHLNSQYTAGDALGELAYSVPHNSRFLTPSMDEYIKKYEIASKCIKPRDVHLDIPSRTVTCRNLCGATSDMLRIRLPDGRRRRLTVREGARLQSFPDWFEFQGFENSQFNQIGNAVPPILAKALARSVKTYLNANKQKSKQIYQRPSACICG; encoded by the coding sequence TTGAAGAGCAAACTTTCCTACCTCGATTTTATTGAAACAGAGCTACGACTACCTCCACCAGAAAGCAGAGAACATTTAGTCATTGATTTATTTGCTGGGTGTGGTGGACTTTCTTTAGGATTTGAAGCAGAGGGGTTTAAAACTATTGGTTATGAAATTTTAGAAGATGCTTGTACGACATACAGGCAGAATCTACATGGTTTATGTTATCAGGTTAATCTAACACCTCTATCCGATCTAGTTGATAGTGTAGCAGTTATCATAGGCGGACCTCCCTGTCAGCCCTTTAGTGTAGGTGGACATCAACTAGGTTTAAAAGATAGTCGTGACGGCTTCCCTACTTTTATTTCTGCGGTTCAACGCTATCGTCCAAAATTAGCGTTATTTGAAAATGTGCGAGGAATTCTATTTCGTAATAAAGAGTATTTTGAAGAAATTGTTTTTGCTCTGCAAGAACTTAATTATACTGTTGAATGGCAAATATTAAACGCAGTAGATTATGGTGTGCCACAAAAAAGAGAACGTCTTTTTTGTGTTGCTCATAAAGGGTGTTGGAGATGGCCAGAAAAAACTCATCTTAATTCACAATATACAGCCGGTGATGCTTTAGGAGAATTAGCGTATTCAGTGCCGCATAATTCAAGATTTCTAACTCCTAGCATGGATGAATATATTAAGAAATACGAAATAGCATCTAAATGTATAAAGCCCAGAGATGTGCATCTAGATATCCCTAGTAGAACAGTCACTTGTCGTAATTTATGCGGCGCAACGAGTGATATGTTACGCATACGCTTACCCGATGGACGTCGAAGAAGACTGACAGTTCGCGAAGGTGCTCGTCTTCAAAGTTTTCCAGATTGGTTTGAATTTCAAGGTTTTGAAAATAGTCAATTTAACCAAATAGGAAATGCTGTCCCTCCAATTTTGGCAAAAGCTTTAGCTCGTTCTGTCAAAACATATTTGAATGCCAACAAGCAAAAATCAAAACAAATTTATCAGCGTCCATCTGCGTGCATCTGCGGTTAA
- the rtcA gene encoding RNA 3'-terminal phosphate cyclase: MIDIDGSYGEGGGQILRTSLSLSAITGHPIRINNIRAGRDKPGLAAQHLTSVRAAAIICRAKVRGDAMGSMTLEFIPGSAVQVGNYTFDVSEARQGGSAGAVAMVLQTVLLPLVLANGNSQVMLRGGTHVNYSPSMTYIQEVYLPILHRMGVQVAMQINAWGWYPQGGGEVELSVSSGKPGTACAKGDSWVQLALRDKPGTACAKSDRNLNGINLLKRGDLQQVRGLAVVTQLPSHIPQRMASRAENILREEQLKVKVQPIHAKGVAPGAGLFLTAEYENSLAGFTGLGRIGLPAEKVAEVACEEFLNFHETGAPVDEHLGDQLLLPAALASTRSEYRVAVVSNHLTTNASIIELFGLAKVTVDEEEKRVVVEPLDRKK, translated from the coding sequence ATGATTGACATTGACGGTTCTTATGGAGAAGGCGGAGGACAAATACTCCGTACTTCTCTTAGTTTATCTGCCATTACCGGTCATCCAATCCGGATAAATAACATTCGTGCTGGACGCGATAAGCCAGGGCTAGCCGCACAACACCTGACATCGGTTCGTGCTGCAGCAATAATTTGTCGTGCCAAAGTCCGGGGAGATGCGATGGGTTCCATGACTTTGGAGTTTATTCCTGGTAGTGCTGTACAAGTAGGAAATTATACTTTTGACGTGAGCGAAGCACGGCAGGGTGGTTCAGCAGGTGCTGTTGCTATGGTGTTACAAACTGTACTATTACCGTTGGTGCTTGCAAATGGCAATTCCCAAGTGATGCTGCGAGGTGGAACCCATGTCAATTACAGCCCCTCAATGACTTACATTCAAGAAGTGTATCTTCCAATACTGCATCGCATGGGTGTGCAAGTTGCGATGCAAATCAATGCTTGGGGATGGTATCCTCAAGGTGGTGGAGAAGTCGAATTGTCTGTGAGTAGCGGTAAGCCGGGTACGGCTTGCGCCAAAGGCGATAGCTGGGTACAGCTTGCGCTTCGCGATAAGCCGGGTACGGCTTGCGCTAAAAGCGATCGCAATCTGAATGGTATTAACTTATTAAAACGGGGCGACTTGCAACAAGTACGGGGTTTAGCAGTTGTGACCCAACTTCCCTCCCATATTCCCCAAAGAATGGCGAGTCGTGCTGAGAATATATTGCGTGAAGAACAATTGAAGGTAAAAGTACAGCCAATTCATGCAAAAGGTGTAGCACCAGGGGCTGGTTTGTTTCTGACTGCTGAGTATGAAAATAGTTTGGCTGGGTTCACCGGTTTGGGGCGTATTGGTTTGCCTGCAGAAAAAGTTGCTGAGGTAGCTTGTGAGGAATTTTTGAACTTTCATGAAACAGGCGCACCAGTGGATGAACATTTGGGAGATCAATTACTATTGCCAGCTGCTTTAGCATCAACCAGAAGTGAGTACCGAGTCGCTGTTGTTAGCAATCACTTAACGACGAATGCTTCTATTATTGAGCTATTTGGATTGGCAAAGGTAACAGTAGATGAAGAGGAGAAAAGAGTTGTTGTGGAACCGTTAGACAGGAAAAAATAA
- the leuD gene encoding 3-isopropylmalate dehydratase small subunit yields MISEVKFVSGRGIPLVGNDIDTDRIIPARYLRCVTFDGLGEHVFTDDRAVLKGQHSFDQPQYKGANILVVNRNFGCGSSREHAPQALFKWGIQAVVGESFSEIFFGNCVAIGIPCVTVDTETAKELQERLAANSQVTISVNLESLQVQCGDFSASISINDSTRNMFLSGSWDACGQLVANRDQIRATATKLPYTGWHESVAS; encoded by the coding sequence ATGATTAGTGAAGTCAAATTTGTTTCAGGACGGGGAATTCCTTTAGTAGGAAATGATATCGACACAGATCGTATCATTCCCGCCAGATATTTAAGGTGCGTCACCTTTGATGGATTGGGAGAACACGTATTTACTGATGACCGTGCAGTATTAAAAGGACAACATTCTTTTGACCAGCCTCAGTACAAAGGAGCCAATATTTTAGTGGTTAACCGGAACTTTGGTTGTGGCTCATCACGAGAACACGCACCACAAGCGCTTTTTAAATGGGGCATTCAAGCAGTGGTTGGTGAAAGCTTTAGTGAAATCTTTTTTGGGAATTGTGTTGCCATAGGAATTCCCTGTGTGACCGTTGATACAGAGACTGCCAAGGAACTGCAAGAGAGGCTTGCTGCTAATTCTCAAGTCACCATCTCAGTGAATTTGGAAAGCTTGCAGGTTCAGTGTGGTGACTTTTCAGCTTCCATTTCAATAAATGACAGTACCAGAAATATGTTTCTATCTGGGAGTTGGGATGCTTGCGGTCAGTTAGTGGCTAACAGAGACCAAATTCGGGCAACTGCAACAAAACTGCCTTACACTGGGTGGCATGAGTCTGTTGCAAGTTAA